One segment of Dehalococcoidia bacterium DNA contains the following:
- a CDS encoding nitrogen fixation protein NifH, producing MSDWKAYLKADTTDWLLEEDNPSVRYLTMTEILDMPVDGAAAQKAKAAIMKTGVVPQILAKQEEGGYWDDPEKLYVAKYKGTVWQLIILAEHQSDGEDERIQKACEFLLEYSQDIESGGFSMHRAVKMGGGRHSEVIPCLTGNMVWSLLRFGFLSDPRVQRGIDWITQYQRFDDAAESPPTGWPYDKAEPCWGKHTCHMGAVKALKALAEIPVAQRPVKVQSTLQEGVEFILCHHVHKRSHDLARVSKPGWLRFGFPLMYQTDVLEILGILTQLGCRDARMQEAVDAVVSKQDSAGRWKLADTFNGRFQVDIEEKGKPSKWITLRALSVLKQYYG from the coding sequence ATGAGCGATTGGAAGGCATATCTGAAAGCAGATACAACGGACTGGCTGTTGGAGGAGGATAATCCGTCGGTCCGGTATCTGACCATGACGGAAATCCTTGACATGCCGGTCGATGGTGCAGCCGCACAAAAGGCGAAGGCCGCCATCATGAAAACGGGAGTGGTTCCGCAGATTCTGGCCAAACAGGAGGAGGGCGGCTATTGGGACGACCCTGAGAAGCTGTATGTGGCCAAGTACAAAGGAACAGTATGGCAACTCATCATCCTGGCCGAGCATCAGTCCGACGGAGAAGATGAACGGATTCAGAAAGCCTGCGAGTTCTTGCTTGAATATTCCCAGGACATCGAAAGCGGTGGATTCTCGATGCATCGTGCGGTGAAGATGGGTGGCGGAAGGCACAGCGAAGTGATCCCATGCCTGACAGGGAACATGGTGTGGAGCTTGCTTCGGTTTGGATTCCTGAGTGATCCGCGGGTTCAGCGGGGAATCGACTGGATTACGCAATATCAGCGATTCGATGATGCCGCAGAGTCTCCGCCAACAGGTTGGCCTTATGACAAGGCGGAGCCTTGCTGGGGAAAGCACACCTGTCACATGGGTGCGGTGAAAGCGCTCAAGGCTCTTGCCGAAATCCCGGTCGCGCAGAGGCCCGTGAAGGTTCAAAGCACACTCCAAGAGGGAGTGGAATTCATCCTCTGCCACCATGTCCACAAACGGAGTCATGACCTTGCCCGGGTATCCAAGCCCGGCTGGCTGCGATTCGGTTTTCCCCTGATGTACCAGACGGATGTGCTGGAGATATTGGGGATACTGACACAGCTCGGCTGCAGGGATGCGAGAATGCAGGAAGCCGTCGATGCAGTTGTGTCAAAGCAGGATTCTGCCGGTAGATGGAAGCTAGCCGACACCTTCAATGGACGCTTTCAAGTCGATATCGAGGAAAAGGGAAAGCCCAGCAAATGGATCACCCTGAGGGCTCTCAGCGTTTTGAAACAGTACTACGGGTAA
- a CDS encoding putative quinol monooxygenase encodes MFIVKAIFPIEKGKEQEAEAAFKAMMPKVQSEPGTLEYTLHRGEKNPSRFFVYEKYTDRKAFEAHTATPHFQELSKKLSGMADGAPDLEFFEQISAIKPK; translated from the coding sequence ATGTTCATCGTCAAAGCGATCTTCCCTATCGAAAAAGGCAAAGAGCAAGAGGCGGAAGCCGCATTCAAAGCAATGATGCCCAAGGTTCAATCCGAGCCCGGCACACTCGAATACACCCTCCACCGGGGAGAGAAGAATCCCAGCCGCTTCTTCGTCTATGAAAAATACACCGACAGAAAAGCGTTTGAGGCTCACACGGCCACGCCGCACTTCCAGGAGTTGTCCAAGAAATTAAGTGGTATGGCGGATGGAGCCCCGGATCTGGAGTTTTTTGAACAGATCAGCGCCATCAAGCCGAAGTAG
- a CDS encoding Xaa-Pro peptidase family protein: MSELICTPQSEIETRIKKLQKSLDQHGVDGAIIVHHTNLFYLSGTSQNCHLFIPRVGEPVLMVKKSFDRAKKESPLEHIASVTSLKEIPSFLHSKGYLNLKVVGFELDIVPFNTVLSYQKLFNQSELVDVSGDVKNIRAVKSGWEIDLLRKASVVIDAVFAEVPGMLREGMTEIELASLFEAGMRRRGYGGICQMRAFNQTFYLGNLVSGASGAVPSYFDGPIGGWGLTPANNPHGAGWKKIMRNEAIYIDYTCVVNGYTADETRMFVLGGLPEKMLHAFKGAVIIQDALKDMAKPAVECHTLYDKAFEMAAEMGYEDNFMGMGKDKVRFVGHGVGLELDEAPTFAKGIRMQLRPNMTFALEPKFVFPEGAIGIENTFLLKEDGVETLTKTPEKIFFV; encoded by the coding sequence ATGTCGGAATTAATTTGTACTCCTCAATCAGAGATTGAAACCAGAATTAAAAAGCTCCAGAAAAGTCTTGATCAACACGGCGTTGACGGCGCGATTATCGTCCATCACACCAATCTTTTTTACCTGAGCGGCACCTCTCAAAATTGTCACCTTTTTATCCCGAGAGTCGGGGAGCCGGTTTTGATGGTGAAAAAGAGTTTTGATCGGGCAAAAAAAGAGTCACCCCTGGAACACATTGCCAGTGTTACCAGCCTCAAGGAAATACCCTCGTTTCTTCATAGCAAAGGCTACCTCAACTTGAAAGTCGTGGGATTTGAGCTTGACATTGTACCTTTCAATACCGTTCTAAGTTACCAGAAACTTTTCAATCAATCCGAACTTGTAGATGTATCCGGTGACGTTAAGAATATAAGGGCTGTTAAATCTGGCTGGGAGATTGATCTGTTAAGAAAGGCATCCGTTGTTATCGACGCGGTGTTCGCGGAAGTTCCCGGCATGTTGCGTGAAGGAATGACCGAGATCGAACTGGCAAGCCTTTTTGAGGCCGGTATGCGAAGGAGAGGCTACGGTGGGATTTGCCAGATGCGGGCCTTCAACCAGACTTTTTATCTTGGTAATCTGGTCTCAGGAGCAAGCGGAGCAGTTCCCAGCTATTTTGACGGCCCCATTGGAGGATGGGGGTTGACCCCGGCAAACAATCCGCACGGCGCCGGATGGAAGAAGATCATGCGCAACGAGGCCATCTACATAGATTACACTTGCGTGGTCAATGGCTATACCGCAGATGAAACGCGGATGTTTGTGCTGGGGGGTCTGCCCGAGAAAATGCTTCATGCCTTCAAGGGCGCTGTCATCATTCAAGACGCTCTAAAAGATATGGCAAAACCAGCTGTTGAGTGCCATACCCTTTATGACAAGGCGTTTGAAATGGCCGCTGAGATGGGATATGAAGATAATTTCATGGGAATGGGCAAAGATAAGGTGCGGTTTGTAGGGCATGGGGTGGGGCTTGAGTTGGATGAAGCACCCACATTCGCAAAAGGTATCCGGATGCAACTTCGACCCAATATGACCTTTGCACTGGAGCCCAAATTCGTATTTCCGGAGGGAGCCATTGGAATTGAAAACACCTTTCTGCTGAAAGAAGATGGGGTTGAAACACTGACCAAAACACCCGAAAAGATTTTCTTTGTGTAG